The window CTCGCTCAATGAATTGGGTAAGAAATCACGTCCATCGTCTGCCACCACACGAACGCTCAAAGGCTTTAGATGATACTTAAGACCCTTCTTTGGGCATTTGCGAGTCTCGCTGCGATTTGTATTCATACGAACACGGCTCTCGCGTACACCCCGTTTGACACGAAAGTTGTCAACATGGTCGACCGGGGGTTGGTTTACCTTGAGAACGCCGACCCCAAGGACTATCACTACGGCACGAGTGGATTTGCTGGTGGGTTAGGGGAGCGCGCCCTGGTCGCTTACACCCACTTCAAAGTGAAACACGATCCTAACGCGCGTGTCGTCCAGCAAGGCATCGCGGCGGTCAAGACGATGGTTGGGGTGATCCGCAGTGGAAAACGCAATGTTCCCGGGATCAGTTTTGAGGTGTATTCCACAGCCGTCGCCGTCATGTTGCTCGCTGAGGTAGACAAAGAGAAATACAAATCGGAGCTCAAAACTCTGCAAGGATTTTTGTACGAACTGCAGTACCCCAACGGTGCATTCAGCTACATCGGCCACAAAACGGGGGATATTTCTCAGACGCAATACGGTGTTCTCGCCATTTGGACATTGGACCACGCTGGGATTCCGCTCGACTACAAACGCGTCGCGGCGTGCGCGAAATGGTTGATTCGAGTCCAAGACCCTAGCGGTGGTTGGCCTTACCAAGCGGAGGATCCCGGTGCAGGAAGGCCGAACATTCGGCAGAAAGACGTGTACCCTGCGATGGCCTATGCCGGTGGGAGTAGCATCCTGATCGCTGGTGATGCGCTGCGTCTGTGGGGTGATACGAGCCGCTCGGACATGTCGGCTTTCCCAGGTGCGCCAAAGGCGATCAAGCTATACGTGCCAGATGCAAACAGCGAACGGCGGAAGGGAGCGACAGTGAATAGCGAAAAGGTCATCGGTGCGATCAAGGCTTCCGATCGATATTTGGCAAATACCGAATACAAGCGAGCCGCGAAAGATTACTACTACTACCAGCTCTACACCCAAGAGCGTTACGAGAGCTTCAAGGAAATCGCACTCGGTTTGAAGCCTGACGAGAGTCCCAGTTGGTACAACCAGGGTGTCGACGAGTTGATCGGCTATCAAGACCCCAAGTCGGGCGGATGGGGTGTTGAGGACCATGACCACTCCGGGTCGGTTGCGGGGACTTGTTTCGCGATTTTGTTTCTGATTCGGAGTACCCAGAGAAGTATTGCGGCAGCCAGTAGTGGTACTCTTGCTGGTGGGCAGGGTTTGCCAAAAGACACAACCAAGATTCGTCGCGAAGGTTCTCAGATCAAGGGTGAGCCTGTTGGCGCGTCGGTGTTGGATTTGTTGTCGGCTCTTGAAGACGATGGCAACGAAGCTCTAGAGGGAAAGTCGTTGCCCGAGAATATGCAACTGGCAACCGATCCCAAGGAATTACGTGCTCAGCTTGATCGATTGGAGCGGTTGGTTCGCGGCAGTCAGTCCTACCAAGCTCGCCGAGTCGCAGCCCGATTGTTGGGCAAAAGCGATGACATGCGGGTGGTGCCAGCACTCATCTACGCCCTCAGTGATCCTGACTTGGCGGTTCGTCGGTACGCGAGAGACGGCTTGCGATTCATCAGTCGGAGATTTGAGGGATTCGAAATGCCTGACAAGCCGACCGAAGGTGAGCTACGAAAAGCAGAGAGAGCTTGGATGGATTGGTACCTTACTGTTAACCCGAAGCATATCTTCGTTGATCAGTGAGTCACTTAAGAGGTGAGCCAGCTGTCAGGTGTTTTTGCCAGTGGTTGCGGGCACAATGGGTTCGTTAGCGATCGAGCAACGAATCCAGTTGGCGAAATTGGATGCAATCAGATCAGCACTGTGATGTTGATCAAGGTAGTCGTCCACTTTCTCCCAGTTGATCGCATCGCTCTTTAGTTGCTCGGTGATGCGTTGTGCTAGTAGTTCAACGAAGTCGTTGCAATCTACTCCCGCGCCCGATCGTGACAAGAAGTTGTCGTGATCAGACAATGCAACAATGGGCGTGTGGGAGGCGGCCGATTGCAACAAGACGTTTGGGAAACCTTCGTGTTCAAGACTTCCCGTTGACACGAACAACTTGGCCGCAGCAAAGACCATCGGCATTTGGGCGAAGGGAACTCGGTCGATCAGCTCAACGTTCCTGGGGGCTTCGCGGCGAACGCATTTTTCAATATCAGGGTCAAATGGATTGACGATCATTTTGAATGACACATGCGGCAGCTTATTGGCGGCTTCCAGCATAAGCAAAGGACGCTTGTGGAAATCGTCGTAGCGACCAATCCAGAGCACGTCGAAGGGATTTCGAAATGATTTGGGAGCGGGATTGGTGAAAGGCGGTTGCCAGTCTTTGCGAACAATTGGATTTCGGGCCAATAGTCCTTCGCGATGAAACATCTGTCTCAGTCGGTTGAGTTGCCATTGGCTTTGGCAAACAACTTGGTCCGATCGCATAAGCGCATAGCGACGGGCGGAGGATGGTTCGCCGCATTCGTTTCGGTATTCTGAGTCGGTTGCCAATCCGTCCTCCAATCCAGCATTGGATCGAATGCAGACGAAACTTGGCGTTTGTTCGATTGCTGCGGTTGCCACCACCCGTGAACTTGAAGAGTTGACTCCAAAACTGATCCAGGCGTCGATCGATCGGTCGGTCAACCGAGGGTCGGGATGGCTGTCGATTGGGTCGCGAGACCGAAATGGTCGCGTCATCGCAAGAAATGGAATTTGCCACAGCAAGTGCGGTGAGAAGCGTTTGATGCGTTTCGATTCGGTGTCGATGCATTCTCCCACCGCATGACGAATCGCACGAAACCGATTGACGCTAATTTCGAGCTTCACGCCCTCTACTTCAGTGGGCCAATCCATGGTGCCGTTGCGTGGGCGATCGGCTTCCAGAAAGCAGACGGGCTGGATATCTGGTTGTCGAGCAAGGTGTTGAGCGAGCGTCCACATTGCCGTCTCAAGTCCACCGAATGTCTCGCCGTACCTCTTCAGTGAGGGCCGTTCGGTGGTTGCTGTTTCTGCGACGTCGCCAACAGCATGGGGAAACGTTGTAGGCGGGACGATGGCCGGTAGAGCGTGCCAAGCGACCAGGCCAACGCGAAAAGGCTTGGGATTCATGAACGGGCGATTCGCCAATTTTGCAAAGCGACGATAAACTGAAGTGAAAACAAACCGCCGCGAAAGCCGACCGTCGAATGATTGAGAAAGACGCCACGCCAGTATCCGCCCCCACGCGAACCGTGCCGCCGCTTCGGATTGGTGATTTGGTCATTGACCCGCCGATTTTGCAGGCACCCATGGCTGGGTTCACCAACGCTGCGTTTCGCCACATTGTACGTCAATTTGGCGGTGCCGGGCTGTTGGCGACCGAAATGGTCAACGCTCGTGGGTTCGTTTGGCTGGACGAAAATGAAGCCGAGCACCCCGATCGATTGTGGGGGGTGGCGGATGAACCCCGGCCGCTGGCGGTTCAAATTTGGGACAACGATCCGGAGACCATGGCCAAGGTCGGTCGCCGGTTGGCGGAAGAGTATCGCGTCAGCGTGGTTGATATCAATTTTGGGTGCCCGGTTCGGCAAGTCACTGAAAAGGCTCACAGCGGAAGCTACTTGCTGCGGGAACCCAACCGGATGCACGCGATCATTTCGCGATTGGTTCAGGTTTGTGCCCCGACGCCGGTGACGGCGAAAATCCGCTTGGGGTGCAGTCGCGAAAATATCAACTGCAACGAGATCGCTCGGGTGGTCGAGGAGGCTGGTGCGGCGGCGCTCACCGTGCATGGTCGGACGGCAGCGGACATGTTCCGAGGCAATGCGGATTGGGAACGGATCAGCGAGATCAAATCGCACCTTCGCAACATTCCGTTGATCGGAAACGGTGATTTGGATAGTGCGGAGAAAGTGGTCGCTGCATTCGATCAGTACGATGTCGATGCGGTCATGATCGCTCGCGCGTGCCTGGGGCGGCCATGGTTGTTTGCCCAAGCCGCCGCGGCGCTGCGAGGCGAACCGATCCCGCCCGAGCCGACTTTGCCGGAGCAGCGCGATGTGATGCTGAAGCATTATCAATTGGTGGTGGACCGCTTTGGCGACGAAAAGGGAACCGTACTGATGCGGAAGTACGCGTGTTGCTACGCCCAAGGCAAGCACGGAGCCCGTTATTTCCGGACTCACGTTGCCAAGGTTTCCACGCCGGAGGAATTTCACTCGGTTGTCGAAGAGTATTTCCCGCTGCACGATCCCAAGGCAGCGAAGGACACCGAGAGTGTTTCGAGCGCTGCGGGTTCGTAGCGAAGTCATGTTCCCCCCGTCGTGCTCGTGCTCAGGTCGTAGACCGGTGCTCGTGCTCGTAATCGAAAAAAAGAGCTGACGAGCTGACGAGCTGACGAGCTGACGAGCTGACGAGCGACGAGCGACGAGCACGAGCACGAGCACGAGCACGAGCACGAGCACGAGAGCGAGAGCGAGAGCGAGAGGTGATTTGTTTTGATTCTTTTGGAAAGGCGAGGCACTTCGATGGGGGAACCGCAATTCGATCACGAGCGGCTGGATGTCTACCGGGTGGCAGTGGATTATGTTTCTTCGGCTTTCGTAGTGTCCGATTCACTGAGTGGTCTTCATCGTCACGCTCGCGATCAATGGCTGCGGGCCGCGCAGTCCATTCCGCTGAACATTGCCGAAGGGAATGGCAAGCGAAGCCTGCGGGATCGAGCCCGGTTTCTCGACATTGCCCGCGGTTCGGCGCTGGAGTGTTCGGCAATCCAAGATGTCTTGGTCGCAACCGGTGGCATCACATCCATTCGCAGCGAGGAACTCAAGCTTCCACTCGTTCGTGTCGTCGCGATGCTCACTCGAATGGCGATGAAGTTCGGCGAAGTTTCCGAAGATGGGGCGGACTACGACATTTGATTCCGTCTCGCTCGTAACAGCTCCTGCGGCATCGAGCCTCGTGCTCAGGTCGTGCTCGTGCTCAGGTCGTAGACCGGTGCTCGTGCTCGTCATCGAAACAAGCGAGTGGCGAACGACGTTTGATCCCGTCGCGATTGTGCTTCCCGTCGTGCTCGTGCTCAGGTCGTAGACCGGTGCTCGTACTCGTAATCGAAAAAAAGAACTGACGAACTGACGAACTGACGAACTGACGAACTGACGAACTGACGAACTGACGAACTGACGAACTGACGAACTGACGAACTGACGAACTGACGAACTGACGAACTGACGAACTGACGAACTGACGAACTGACGAACTGACGAACTGACGAACTGACGAACTGACGAACTGACGAGCTGACGAGCTGACGAGCGACGAGCACGAGCACGAGCACGGAAGCTAGAAGCTAGAAGCTAGAAGCTAGAAGCTAGAAGCTAGAAGCTAGAAGCTAGAAGCTAGAAGCTGCTCGACGTAGTTCGGGAAACCTTGCATGGTTTCGGGTGGCTCGCCGGGGCCGATGACCAGCGGGCCATCGCTGTGGTTTGCTATGAGGACGCCGTGGCTGCCGCGAACGAGTTTTGGGTCCAGTGGGATCACATCCATCTTGTAGCGGAGACCGGCTTTCTTTTGAGCCAGTCGTGCGGCTGCGCGAAGCTTGCTGGTCATGAACAGCTCGCACGGGTCGTAGCCCGGCTTGCGATGGATGTCGACCGTTCTCGCGAAGTCCGGGGCGTTGGCATCGTCGAGCCAGTAGTAGTATGTGAACCAGGCGTTGGGTTCGGCCAAGGCGATCAGTTCGCCGCTTCGTGGATGGTCCAGTTGCAGGTCGCCGGGCGAAACGACCGATGCGATGCCGGGTGTTTCTTCCAGCGTTTTGCGAACGGTGGGGATCAGTTCGGGGTGGCGGACGTAGACATGGGCCAGTTGATGATCCGCGACCGCGAAGGCGTCGCTTTCGCCTGGCAACATGATTTCGCCGAAGGGACCGCGACGGACTTTCAGCCAGTCGTTGCGGCGGAGGACTTGGTTGATTCCGATCGGCGTGTCGACGGGGACCAAGCCGTACTCGCTGACGACGACAACTCGAGCTCCGATCTCGCCGGCGGCCTCGATGACTTTGGCAGCGGCGGCGTCGACCTCCGCCACTCGGGCTGGATCGTGATCGGGCAAGCGTTGAAAATCGTAATCCAGGTGCGGCAAGTAGCACAGTGTCAGTTGCGGTTGTTTCTCACGCATGACCAGTGCGGTGGCTTTGGCGATCCAGTCGCTCGACGCGATGCCCGCTGCGGGGCCCCAGAAACCGAAGAACGGGAACGGGCCGAGTTTCTCGGTCAGGTTGCAGCCTGACCAATCCAGGATGTCAAAGACTTTGCTGCCGTCGCATCCATAGTGAGGTTTGGGAGTGGCCCCGTACTTGGCGGTGGTGGATTGGTTGAACCACCAAAACATTTTGGCGGTTTCGTAGCGGTCGTAAAAAACGTCGCCTTGGACCAGCGTGCGGGTTTGCTGCCAGAAACGGATTTCCTGGGTGTCGCGGTATAGCCAACCGTTGCCGACGATGCCGTGATCTCGTGGTGACAGTCCGGTCAGCATGGTCGCTTGGCTGGTGCAGGTCACGGCCGGGACGGGGCTGGTCCAAGCCCGGTGATTTCCCATTGCGGCGAGGTTGGGAGCGTGGCGAAGCAGTTTTGGGGTCAGTCCAACGACGTTCAGAATGCAGAGTTTTGTCACGTAAGGCTACTTTTTTGCGAGTTCAGCCGCTTTCGAGTGTTTCTTGGCACATCCCTGGTGACAAACCCCCGACGCGTTTGCGAAGGATTCACTATCCTATGGCCCATCTCCCCATCATTTTGGTTCGAATCAGTCCTTCGTACAGGAGTCTTCATGTTGTTGTCAAAGCTCGCTCGTTTCAGCTTGCTAAGAATCGCCACCTTGGTTGTTGTCCTTTTCGGGACGGGGGGAGTGGCTGCATTCGCGCAAGAAGAAGTGACCTCAGAGGAGGTGGCGGAGGAGTCGGTTGTTGAACCGGCGTTGGGGCTGGACCAGCAGGTCGATCATTTTTTCAGGCCAATTGCCGACACGTGGGGAAGCGTTGTTTTCTTCAGTGTGGAGTTGCCGGGGGTTGGTCCCCTGCCGCTCGTGCTGATCTTGCTCGTTGGCGGAGCGTTGTTCTTCACGATCGTGTTTGGGTTCATCAACCTGCGATTGTTTCCTTTGGCGATCGAGGTGGTCAGCGGGAAGTTCGACGAAATTGAGAAACAAGGCCAAGACATCCCGAAGGGAGTCGAGGTCATGGAGGTAGACGGTGACCTGGTCGACACCATTCGCGACGAGGGCGAAGGCGAGGTTTCGCACTTCCAAGCTCTGGCGACCGCGGTTTCGGGAACGGTTGGTTTGGGGAACATCGCTGGAGTCGCCGTTGCGGTTGCTGCGGGTGGGCCTGGCGCGACGTTTTGGATGGTTGTTTGCGGTTTGTTGGGCATGTCGACCAAGTTTGTCGAATGCACTTTGGGTGTGAAGTACCGCGACGTGGATGCCAATGGTGTGGTGCACGGCGGACCGATGTACTACCTCAAGAAAGGTCTTGCGGAGCGTGGGATGGCGCCCGTTGGAAAGGTCTTGGGCGTGCTTTTTGCCGTGTTCTGCGTGGGCGGATCGTTTGGTGGTGGCAACGCGTTTCAGTCCAATCAAGCGGCCCAGCAAATCAAGTCCTTGCTGGGGCTGCCCGACACGGGGTCTTCAGGAACGATCATTGGTTTGGTGATGGCGGTTTTGGTCGCGATCGTGATCATCGGCGGCATCAAACGAATCGCGAAGGTGACCGAGAAGGTCGTGCCGCTGATGGCATTGATGTACGTGATCGCCGCACTCGGGATCATCTTAATGCACATTCAAAGCGTGCCTTGGGCGATCGGCCAAGTCATCTCCGGAGCGTTTTCGCTGGAGGCTGGCTTTGGTGGTTTGTTGGGCGTGATGGTGCAAGGTTTCCGTCGAGCCGCATTTTCGAACGAAGCCGGAGCGGGTTCTGCCGCGATTGCTCACTCGGCCGTGAAGACGCGTTTTCCCGCTTCGGAAGGCATCGTCGCGTTGCTGGAGCCATTCATTGATACGGTCGTGATCTGCACGATGACCGCGATTGTGATCGTTCTTTTCAACGCCGACAATTCGTTTGCCTGGGGGCAAGTCGACTCGGCAACCAGCACCGTGTTGATCGATGGTGCTCGAATGGGCGGGGTGGATTTGACCTCGGCCGCGTTTGACAGCGTGTTGCCGGGATTCCGTTACTTGCTGACGATCGCGATCATCCTGTTCGCGTTTTCAACCATGATTTCGTGGTCGTACTACGGTCTGCAATCGTGGAAGTATCTGTTCGGACGCAGCACGGCGGCTGACTTGTCCTACAAATTGCTGTTTTGCTTGGTCGTGGTGATTGGAGCAGCCGTTTCGCTGGGTTCGGTCATCGAATTTTCTGACGCGATGATTTTCGCAATGGTCTTTCCCAACATGATTGGGCTGTTCCTGCTGTTCCCGAAGGTTCGCGAGGAACTGAGTGCCTACTTGGAAGCCATCGGCCGAAAATAGTCCGTTTGGGTAGCCGGTAAGAGCTCGCCGCTGAAATCCTTCGGCGGCGCCGGCGGCAGGGCAAGAACCAGCTCGGGAACGCGCTGGATTCGGGCACGCATTGATCCGGCAAGGTTCCGGACGCGTGTTTGGCTCGATGAGGTGATCGGCCGCGAATCAGAGGCTCTTTCGTCGGTCGGGTGATTCCGGCGACGAAAGGCAAGAAAGATGGAAGTGGTTAGAGGCGGGCTCGAACCGCCGACACCGGCCTTTTCAGGGCCGTGCTCTACCAACTGAGCTATCTAACCGAGATTTTGAGGCGTATTGCCCCGGAAATGTTGCCTTTTGCTTGCTTCAAAAGAGCAAGTTCCTCGGCGACAAGTAAGGAAAGTACGCTATGATGGGTGTTGTCGTCAATCGGCCTCTTCAAAACACTTTTCCTGGCCAACGAATTGGTCGTTCCTTGCTCAAGGATTGATACATGGCTTCTTCCGATCAGAACGTGATCGACGAACCACAGATCGACGAAAATTCAAACTCCACGAGCAATGGCGGTGCGTCGCAAGGGGTGGGTTCTGCCGGCACGGATGGCATGACGGAGATTCAGAAGCAGCGATTGGAAGAACGCGAACGTTTGCGGACCAGCAAGTTCGACGTGGTGACTTCGCTGTTCATGTCGCTGATTCTGTTTATCGGCGCCTTTGTTCTGATGTTGTTCATCGTCTGGCTGACGATGCGAATGCCAGAAAGAGTCAAGTCATTCCCGCCGATCGAAGAAAACGCGGCCGGTCGTGCCGACAACGCCGAAGGTTTCGAACGCGACTTTGAACCGCCGGGAGCGGAAGAAGTCGAAGAGTTGATGGAGCCGACCCTCCAGGACACGATCGAAGCGGTGACCGATGCGGTCAGCAGCGTCGCCGGTGCTCTGGACACCATGAACACGAGCGCGACAGCCAGCACCGCGGGCACGGGAAAGGGAGACAGCCGTCCACCTGGTCCCGAGGGTGAAGGCGAAGACATCATTCCACGATTTGAACGTTGGCAATTGAACTTTTCGGCCAAGGGGTTGAAGCCATACGCCAGCCAGTTGGACTACTACAAAATCGAGCTCGGGGCGATCGGCGGTTCCGTTCAGGGCGTCGATTACGCGAGCAATTTGGCGAGCAAACCAAAATCGCGGCACGTCGACGACAGTGAATCAGAAAAGCGTCTGTACTTCATGTGGACGACACCCAGCCCCCTGATGCAGTTCGACCGAACTCTGCTGACTCAGGCCGGAATCAATGTCACCGGTCGCCAGATGTTGAAGTTCATTCCGGAACAGTTGGAAAATGAACTGGCCCATATCGAGCTCGAATACGCCAGAGAAAAGGGACATCCAAGCGTCGTTTCGATCGCCAAAACGATCTTCCAAAGCACCGCGAGCGGAAGCGGGTACCAATTCGAAGTCGTGGATCAGCGATATCGCAAAGGCAAATGACGTGAAATTTCCAAACGGGTGACCACAATGGAGTGCAGCGACCCTGGTCGTCTTCACCTCCCAACGAATCTTTGTCGGCTCCGATCCGGTCGCACGACCAACACGAGCCTGATTGAAACCACACCCAACCAAGTCCAGTACGCGAGACAAAGCGGGCTGGCACCAGACCAAGTTGTCTCCTCAGCGGGACGCCCAACCGAATCCAAACAAACAACCGTATCACTCTGAAAGTACTTAGGACAAAACGTTGTTGCTCGCTGAAACTTCGCTGTACGAAATTATCTCCAACTCAACGTACCTGGCTCTTGCTGCCGTTGCGCTTTGGGGGCTGTATCAGATCGTGATCGTCTGGACTCGCGTCGGCCAAAAACGATTCAAGACGGAAGAACAACAAGACGCGTTCATGGATGACGTCGAGCAAATGCTGCGTGCGGGCGACTATGAAGGCGTGCACGAGTACTGCGACGGAGACGTGCGTGCGATTCCACAAATGATCGATATGGCCGTCGTCAATCGCGACGAAGGATTCAAACGTGCCAAGCAAATCATGATGGACCGTTTTCAACGCGACGTGATGAGCGATCTTGAGTACCGGCTTAGCTGGGTCAGCACGGTTATCAAAAGTGCTCCCATGATCGGGCTGTTCGGGACGGTGTTCGGGATGATGGGGGCGTTTAAAACGCTCGCAACGGCTGAGCAAGTCGAACCTTCCGCTCTGGCCGGCGATATTCAGGTTGCACTGGTGACGACGGCCAGTGGATTGGCAATCGCGATTCCACTGATGTTGTTGGTCGCCACCGTGATGATTCGGATCGCGAAAATGGAAGACTTGTTGGGCTCTGGTCTGCAGCGATTCTTCGAAGCCTTCAAGGTTGGTTTGGCCAAGTCTCAAGGCGCGGCAACCAAAAATGGTGCCTCCTCTAACGCCGAAGCGATTGCTGCTGGAGTGCGATAATGAGTCAAGGATTCATTGACGACGATGATGATGACGACGAACCAGCGATGCCTCGGAAGAAGCGTCCCGAGGAGGAGATGGACATCACTCCGATGATCGACATCACATTCCTATTGCTGATCTTCTTTGTGGTTGCATCCAAAATGGATCCGACCCAAACCGGCAAGATTCCTGAGGCGACCAACGGTTTGGCGATCTCAGCGAAGGATTCGGCCGTCATTTTCATTGAACCCGCCGGCGGTGATTCACCCGCGATTTTGCGTCGTTACGACGGTAGTGAATTCAGTAAAGACGAAGAGACCGCGACCAGTGAGATCGTTGAATACGTCACTGGCGAATTGGAGAAGTCCATCGGGACAAACAAGAACCAAGTGATGTTGCTCGGGGACGCGGAGGTGAAGGTGTCCGAGGTCACCAGAGTCCAGAAGATCATTGGCGACGCGTTTCAAGATTTAGAATTCACTTACATCGCCGTCAAAGAACAGTAAGCAACGAGCTGGGAAAAGGTGTCAGGTACCTTTTTTCATTCGTTCCTAACCCGCATCCGTTTTGAGTGACAAACATGTCAATCCAATTTGAGTGCCCTTCCTGCGGTGAGTCACGTCTCGTGAACGAACGCTTGGGCGGACGAAAAATTCGGTGCCCAGGTTGTGACTCACCTATCACGATCCCGGAGGCGCCCGCTGTCGTCGAAGCCGAACCGGTGGAGGTTGAGCCAATCGAGGCTGAACCGGTGGCGGTCGAAGCGATCCCAGCGGAGCCAGTTGTGGATGCGGAGCCTGAGTTGGTGGCTGTCGGGAGTGCTGCTTCCAAAGCTCATGCCGCGATGGGCGATGTTGCTGCGGCGGCTGACTCGGTCGAACCCGCCGCGTTCAGTTTGGATGACGATGATGACGATGCCCTGCCGCCGCGGAAGAAACGCGATGACGGCGAGTTGGACATGACACCGATGGTCGATGTGACGTTCTTGCTGCTGATCTTCTTCATGGTCACGGCGAGCTTCTCGCTGCAAAAGTCGATCCAGATGCCTCGCCAGCAATCCGAGCTGCCCAGCACGAACAACGATCCTGAAGAAACCGACGAAAAAGACCCTGTCGAACTCGAGATCGACGAGAACGGCGGCTTCCTCGTTCTTGCTCCTGAATGGGAAAAAGAAACACCTGGTAAACAGAACTTGATCAGTGCCCTGAAAGAGGCGGTGGGCGACAATCGCGATGGCATGCAGTTGAACATCAAGGTTCACGAAAATGCCAAGCTGCAGTTTCTGGTCGATGGCATGGACGCTGGAACGATTGCTGGTTTTGCGGCCTTGCAGGTCACGGAAGTCGACGGTTTTGACTGATCCTTTTCTAGACGCTCGTCCCCCTCATCGCACGCTGACAATGTCCCCGCGTCAGCAGTTGTGATTCCTTGCCTCTTGTCTTTTCTATCCACCAACAGAACCCACCGGCTCGATGGTCGGCGGTTTCACATTCATCAACATGCTTGCAAACGAACTGATTGACCAACTGGAACGGCGGGGTCTCTTGGACCAAGAGATCATTGAGGCGTTGCGAGAACAAATGTCTCAAGGTGGCTCGCGCGTGACGCCCGAAGCGGTGGCCAAGTTGTTGGTCGACAATGGGCAACTGACACGATTCCAAGCGACCAAGCTGATCGGGGAACTGCGCAGCGAATCATACGATTCCGAAGCTGCGGAAGTGATCGAAGGCGAAGAAGATTTGACGGCGCAATTGATCGACGATGAAGAGGTTGCCGAAGCCGTTATCGAAGACGACGACCCATTTGGTGACAATCCGGTCGAAGTCGAAGCCATTGAGGCAGAACCCGTCGAAGTGGTCGCCGAGGCGGAAGTCATGGGGGATGCGA of the Rhodopirellula baltica SH 1 genome contains:
- a CDS encoding nucleotide pyrophosphatase/phosphodiesterase family protein — protein: MTKLCILNVVGLTPKLLRHAPNLAAMGNHRAWTSPVPAVTCTSQATMLTGLSPRDHGIVGNGWLYRDTQEIRFWQQTRTLVQGDVFYDRYETAKMFWWFNQSTTAKYGATPKPHYGCDGSKVFDILDWSGCNLTEKLGPFPFFGFWGPAAGIASSDWIAKATALVMREKQPQLTLCYLPHLDYDFQRLPDHDPARVAEVDAAAAKVIEAAGEIGARVVVVSEYGLVPVDTPIGINQVLRRNDWLKVRRGPFGEIMLPGESDAFAVADHQLAHVYVRHPELIPTVRKTLEETPGIASVVSPGDLQLDHPRSGELIALAEPNAWFTYYYWLDDANAPDFARTVDIHRKPGYDPCELFMTSKLRAAARLAQKKAGLRYKMDVIPLDPKLVRGSHGVLIANHSDGPLVIGPGEPPETMQGFPNYVEQLLASSF
- a CDS encoding alanine/glycine:cation symporter family protein, with amino-acid sequence MLLSKLARFSLLRIATLVVVLFGTGGVAAFAQEEVTSEEVAEESVVEPALGLDQQVDHFFRPIADTWGSVVFFSVELPGVGPLPLVLILLVGGALFFTIVFGFINLRLFPLAIEVVSGKFDEIEKQGQDIPKGVEVMEVDGDLVDTIRDEGEGEVSHFQALATAVSGTVGLGNIAGVAVAVAAGGPGATFWMVVCGLLGMSTKFVECTLGVKYRDVDANGVVHGGPMYYLKKGLAERGMAPVGKVLGVLFAVFCVGGSFGGGNAFQSNQAAQQIKSLLGLPDTGSSGTIIGLVMAVLVAIVIIGGIKRIAKVTEKVVPLMALMYVIAALGIILMHIQSVPWAIGQVISGAFSLEAGFGGLLGVMVQGFRRAAFSNEAGAGSAAIAHSAVKTRFPASEGIVALLEPFIDTVVICTMTAIVIVLFNADNSFAWGQVDSATSTVLIDGARMGGVDLTSAAFDSVLPGFRYLLTIAIILFAFSTMISWSYYGLQSWKYLFGRSTAADLSYKLLFCLVVVIGAAVSLGSVIEFSDAMIFAMVFPNMIGLFLLFPKVREELSAYLEAIGRK
- a CDS encoding four helix bundle protein codes for the protein MGEPQFDHERLDVYRVAVDYVSSAFVVSDSLSGLHRHARDQWLRAAQSIPLNIAEGNGKRSLRDRARFLDIARGSALECSAIQDVLVATGGITSIRSEELKLPLVRVVAMLTRMAMKFGEVSEDGADYDI
- a CDS encoding ExbD/TolR family protein, producing MSQGFIDDDDDDDEPAMPRKKRPEEEMDITPMIDITFLLLIFFVVASKMDPTQTGKIPEATNGLAISAKDSAVIFIEPAGGDSPAILRRYDGSEFSKDEETATSEIVEYVTGELEKSIGTNKNQVMLLGDAEVKVSEVTRVQKIIGDAFQDLEFTYIAVKEQ
- a CDS encoding glycosyltransferase family 4 protein — translated: MNPKPFRVGLVAWHALPAIVPPTTFPHAVGDVAETATTERPSLKRYGETFGGLETAMWTLAQHLARQPDIQPVCFLEADRPRNGTMDWPTEVEGVKLEISVNRFRAIRHAVGECIDTESKRIKRFSPHLLWQIPFLAMTRPFRSRDPIDSHPDPRLTDRSIDAWISFGVNSSSSRVVATAAIEQTPSFVCIRSNAGLEDGLATDSEYRNECGEPSSARRYALMRSDQVVCQSQWQLNRLRQMFHREGLLARNPIVRKDWQPPFTNPAPKSFRNPFDVLWIGRYDDFHKRPLLMLEAANKLPHVSFKMIVNPFDPDIEKCVRREAPRNVELIDRVPFAQMPMVFAAAKLFVSTGSLEHEGFPNVLLQSAASHTPIVALSDHDNFLSRSGAGVDCNDFVELLAQRITEQLKSDAINWEKVDDYLDQHHSADLIASNFANWIRCSIANEPIVPATTGKNT
- a CDS encoding ExbD/TolR family protein, producing MNERLGGRKIRCPGCDSPITIPEAPAVVEAEPVEVEPIEAEPVAVEAIPAEPVVDAEPELVAVGSAASKAHAAMGDVAAAADSVEPAAFSLDDDDDDALPPRKKRDDGELDMTPMVDVTFLLLIFFMVTASFSLQKSIQMPRQQSELPSTNNDPEETDEKDPVELEIDENGGFLVLAPEWEKETPGKQNLISALKEAVGDNRDGMQLNIKVHENAKLQFLVDGMDAGTIAGFAALQVTEVDGFD
- the dusB gene encoding tRNA dihydrouridine synthase DusB, whose amino-acid sequence is MIEKDATPVSAPTRTVPPLRIGDLVIDPPILQAPMAGFTNAAFRHIVRQFGGAGLLATEMVNARGFVWLDENEAEHPDRLWGVADEPRPLAVQIWDNDPETMAKVGRRLAEEYRVSVVDINFGCPVRQVTEKAHSGSYLLREPNRMHAIISRLVQVCAPTPVTAKIRLGCSRENINCNEIARVVEEAGAAALTVHGRTAADMFRGNADWERISEIKSHLRNIPLIGNGDLDSAEKVVAAFDQYDVDAVMIARACLGRPWLFAQAAAALRGEPIPPEPTLPEQRDVMLKHYQLVVDRFGDEKGTVLMRKYACCYAQGKHGARYFRTHVAKVSTPEEFHSVVEEYFPLHDPKAAKDTESVSSAAGS
- a CDS encoding MotA/TolQ/ExbB proton channel family protein is translated as MLLAETSLYEIISNSTYLALAAVALWGLYQIVIVWTRVGQKRFKTEEQQDAFMDDVEQMLRAGDYEGVHEYCDGDVRAIPQMIDMAVVNRDEGFKRAKQIMMDRFQRDVMSDLEYRLSWVSTVIKSAPMIGLFGTVFGMMGAFKTLATAEQVEPSALAGDIQVALVTTASGLAIAIPLMLLVATVMIRIAKMEDLLGSGLQRFFEAFKVGLAKSQGAATKNGASSNAEAIAAGVR